The following are encoded together in the Triticum dicoccoides isolate Atlit2015 ecotype Zavitan chromosome 6B, WEW_v2.0, whole genome shotgun sequence genome:
- the LOC119320985 gene encoding receptor-like protein 3, whose translation MAIRHVPRPRGLFEPQLGTQSPRWELTLFLRWTAAVNGSNNSFTGQIPTHFCNGSPSFAVLDLSYNKLSGSIPRGLGDCSVLRVLNAGYNNLSGTLPDELFRATLLEHLSFRNNKLHGVLDGAHIINLGYLVTLNLGRNNFSGKLPDSIGQLKRMEGFYFDRNNMSGDLPSALSNCTNLITVDFKSNKFSGELNKVDFSNFPNLTTLDLLYNNFTGTIPESIYSCSKLIALRLSANNLHGQLSPKVGDLKHLAFLSLAFNSFENITNALHILQNCRQLTILLIGDNFMAELMPEDDIIDGFQNLQVLDIGGCQLLGNMPFWISKLPNLQILNLANNQLTGSIPAWIKTLSNLFYLDISNNSLTEGIPTTLMDMPMLKLEKTKAHLDPRVFKLTIYTGQLPQSICNLTSLLALDLSNNNLMGPIPSGLNSLHSLSAFNISKNDLEGPIPSGGQFNTFETSSFDGNAKLCGSMLIQKCGSKEAPPATTLSKQLTGYKVAFMIAFSAFFVIGMLYDQVVLSRYFG comes from the exons ATGGCGATCCGCCAT GTGCCACGGCCACGCGGTTTATTTGAACCCCAGCTCGGAACCCAGAGCCCCAGATGGGAACTCACGCTCTTCCTCCGTTGGACCGCTGCTGTCAATGGCAGCAATAATAGCTTCACTGGGCAGATACCAACTCATTTCTGCAATGGTTCACCATCTTTCGCTGTGCTTGATCTGAGTTACAACAAACTCAGTGGTAGCATCCCCCGAGGACTTGGCGATTGCTCTGTTCTGAGAGTGCTCAATGCTGGCTACAACAACCTCAGTGGAACCCTCCCAGATGAACTCTTCCGTGCTACCTTGTTGGAGCACCTGTCTTTCCGTAACAATAAGTTACATGGAGTACTGGATGGTGCACACATAATCAACCTCGGATATCTCGTGACCCTGAATCTTGGAAGGAATAACTTCAGTGGCAAGCTTCCAGATTCTATAGGTCAGCTCAAGAGAATGGAGGGGTTCTATTTTGACCGCAACAACATGTCAGGGGACCTACCATCAGCTCTGAGTAACTGCACAAATCTTATAACAGTCGACTTCAAGAGCAACAAATTCAGTGGAGAACTTAACAAGGTTGATTTCTCCAACTTTCCCAATCTGACAACTCTAGATCTTCTGTACAACAACTTCACTGGCACAATTCCAGAAAGTATATACTCTTGCAGCAAACTCATTGCCCTGCGGCTATCTGCAAACAACTTGCATGGACAGCTGTCGCCAAAAGTAGGCGATTTGAAGCACCTCGCCTTCCTTTCACTTGCTTTCAACTCATTCGAAAATATCACAAATGCACTTCACATTCTACAGAACTGCAGGCAGCTTACCATCCTGCTTATCGGGGATAACTTCATGGCAGAGCTCATGCCTGAGGATGACATAATTGATGGCTTTCAGAATCTTCAGGTCCTGGATATAGGAGGTTGCCAGTTGTTAGGTAATATGCCATTTTGGATATCGAAGTTACCAAACTTACAAATATTAAACTTAGCTAACAATCAACTCACTGGATCAATACCAGCCTGGATCAAAACCCTAAGCAACCTGTTCTATCTGGACATATCAAACAACAGCCTCACAGAAGGAATTCCAACAACACTGATGGATATGCCAATGCTGAAGTTAGAGAAGACTAAAGCCCATTTAGATCCAAGGGTGTTCAAACTAACTATTTAT ACGGGACAGCTCCCACAGTCAATATGCAATCTCACAAGTCTTCTGGCACTAGACTTGTCCAATAACAATCTCATGGGCCCAATCCCATCTGGTCTGAACAGCCTGCACTCCCTTTCGGCGTTCAATATTTCCAAGAACGACCTAGAAGGTCCTATTCCATCAGGAGGCCAGTTTAATACATTTGAGACTTCGAGCTTTGACGGGAATGCAAAGCTCTGTGGTTCTATGCTCATTCAGAAGTGTGGTTCAAAAGAAGCACCTCCAGCCACCACTCTGTCAAAACAACTAACGGGCTATAAGGTTGCCTTCATGATTGCTTTCAGTGCATTCTTCGTCATAGGGATGTTGTATGATCAGGTAGTCTTATCAAGATATTTTGGCTAG